In Paenibacillus xylanilyticus, the genomic window TCGAATAGGGCAAGTGAACGATCGGGAATGTAGAGCATCCTGTTACCCGACACGCGTGCATCCGTGCCTGCCTGTCCGGCAAATGGGTTGTTGAATGACTCATTCCGCGAGGATAAGCCGAGCCAGACAGGAGGCATGGACATCATCTGCTCTTCCATCGTTTTCGCCTGATTGCGATACAGAAAGCTCTCCATAATCCAGAACTGAAAAATGCCAATTAACAAAAATAAGGCTGCAAGAATAAACAGAGAACGTGCGAGCAGCTGAGAACGGAGCGAACGGGGCCAGATCAACCGCTGCAATTGTCCCAGAAGAGATTTGGTGGTTGGCTTCTTCGTATGACTCATCAGAGATCCACTCGATATCCAACACCTCGAAGAGTGCGAATGAGTTTGTGCTCTTTATCCCCAAGTTTGTCACGCAGTGATCGTATATAGACCTCGACAATATTTTCTTCTCCGCCAAAATCATACCCCCACACACGACTAAGAATGGTCGCCTTGCTTAGCACGATACCGTGGTTCAGCACAATGAACTTCAATAATTCATATTCGGTAGGGGACAACTCAAGAATCTGATCATGATAGGTAATCTCCTTGCGCTGATCGTCGATTCGGAAAGGACCATGTGTTACGGCCCCAATGAGCAATGGAAACTGATTACGCAGTCTTGCCTGAATCCGGGCGAGCAGCTCATCGAAGGCAAAGGGCTTGATCATATAATCATCAGCACCAAGCCACAGACCTTTAACACGGTTCTCGACTTCGTCCTTTGCTGTGAGCATGATGACTCCCATCTGGGCTCCAGTCTTGCGCAGACGTTCAACCACCTCGAATCCATCCATTTCCGGCATCATGACGTCCAATATGGCCATATGCGGACGGAACTCAAGTGCGAGTTCTAGCGCTGCAGCGCCATCCGGAGCCGTGCGTACATCGAAGCCCTCATTACTCAATCCAAGCTCCAAAAATTGCAAAATATGTGGTTCATCATCCGCCAAAAGGATTTTTATCCCTGTACTTAACTTCATAAGCGGGCATGCCTCCCTGTTAAATCCATCTATTGAATGCCTCAAAAAGCTGAGGGCTTTATGTTGTATTATCGCTTGCCAAGCTGAAAATTAGCTGAAAGGATTGGAACTTATCCTCAGTTAACATTCAGCGGGGACTCATCCCATTTTTATTTTGGCATGTCACAATACAATCATGAAGAAAGAGAAGGAGTGATTGACATTGAAACATGCCAAACGAAGGATTGATCTGGTCCTTCTGCCGATTGTCATATTGGCGGCAATTTTGAATGGATACGGGATTTGGAACGATCAATATGCCAATTCCTACTATACGACCGCCGTAGGGAGCATGCTGAG contains:
- a CDS encoding response regulator transcription factor, which translates into the protein MKLSTGIKILLADDEPHILQFLELGLSNEGFDVRTAPDGAAALELALEFRPHMAILDVMMPEMDGFEVVERLRKTGAQMGVIMLTAKDEVENRVKGLWLGADDYMIKPFAFDELLARIQARLRNQFPLLIGAVTHGPFRIDDQRKEITYHDQILELSPTEYELLKFIVLNHGIVLSKATILSRVWGYDFGGEENIVEVYIRSLRDKLGDKEHKLIRTLRGVGYRVDL